The following proteins are encoded in a genomic region of Cryptomeria japonica chromosome 11, Sugi_1.0, whole genome shotgun sequence:
- the LOC131073626 gene encoding methyl-CpG-binding domain-containing protein 10 codes for MDSEEISNPNESAHSELAAPPGWQKKLVPKKSGTPKNEVVFVAPTGEEFKTKRLLERYLKNSTGGPSITDFDWSTGENTPTRRSARISEKVKESPVKTPESESKKKPKLSRKSQGDKKAAEKEVEEDVLKDTVICETGEKKENEEEKDSEVITEITKEEKVDKPKIADINEIAVKADEKPVVEPQIHPDEGALKKHSVVENEEKPKNLENTSENGIDREVPVESYGQEKRSEPVKELHEPSQKIHAAEEVQKMDSSNNHSEANQLPVDAT; via the exons CTCGTTCCCAAGAAGAGTGGCACTCCTAAGAACGAAGTCGTTTTCGTGGCTCCAACTGGTGAAGAATTCAAGACAAAGCGGCTCCTGGAACGATACTTAAAAAACAGTACAGGAGGTCCTTCTATCACTGACTTTGATTGGAGCACAG GTGAAAATACCCCTACAAGGAGATCAGCAAGGATAAGTGAAAAGGTAAAGGAATCACCTGTGAAAACTCCAGAAAGTGAATCAAAGAAAAAACCAAAGCTTTCCAGAAAATCTCAAGGGGATAAAAAAGCTGCTGAGAAGGAAGTGGAAGAAGATGTTCTTAAGGATACTGTAATATGTGAAACGGGGgagaagaaggaaaatgaagaagaaaaggacagTGAAGTTATCACAGAAATTACGAAAGAAGAAAAAGTGGACAAACCCAAAATTGCAGACATAAATGAAATAGCTGTGAAGGCAGATGAGAAACCGGTGGTCGAACCACAAATTCATCCTGATGAAGGGGCGCTCAAGAAACATTCTGTAGTTGAGAATGAAGAAAAGCCCAAGAATTTGGAGAATACAAGCGAGAATGGCATTGATAGAGAAGTCCCAGTAGAGAGTTATGGCCAAGAGAAGCGTTCAGAGCCTGTGAAGGAATTACACGAACCGAGTCAAAAAATACATGCAGCTGAAGAGGTTCAGAAGATGGATTCTTCGAATAACCATTCTGAGGCAAACCAGCTGCCAGTAGACGCAACTTAA